From the genome of Triticum aestivum cultivar Chinese Spring chromosome 1A, IWGSC CS RefSeq v2.1, whole genome shotgun sequence:
CGCCTTATCCTCTCctccacccctcgctcccccgtgCTCCACACCCGCATCCCACCGCCTCACCACCAGACCACCTCcctgcccgcgccgccgcaccacctTCCTCCCCCGCGCCGCCTAGCCGCCATCTTCGCCTGCACCGTCGCCCCACCTCCTtccccccgcgccgccgcggcgccATCCCGACGACCTCCTACCTCCCACCCCGCGTCAGCCCCTCCCTGCGATGCGGCTGACCTCCTTCTTCCAACCCgcaccgccggagccccgcccccgcCGCGCGTCGCCGGAGCCCTACCCCGCCACCTACCACCACGCTCCGCCTCCTCCCCTGCAGCACTTTCCCGTGGCGCCGCCCCCTACTTCTCCTGGATGGCCACCGCCCCCTGCTCCGTTGACCAGAACAacccctcctcctccccatccatgGTGGTCGTACCACCACCGCGACCTCTCCCGGTGCCGGATCCGATCCGCCTCCAGCGTCGTCGTCCTCGTGGGATCCGGTGGGGTCCGCCTCCAGCGTCGTCGTCCTCGTGGGATCCGGTGGGATccgcccccgccccctccccattcACTACCTCCCTGCGGTGCCAGGCAACACTGCCGCGCTGCCAGGCCCCGCCCCCATCGCACCAATGAGCGCATCAGCCTCAACCTCCGACGATGGATCCAGGCTCCCCCGGTCAGGTCGCGCCCCAAGTACCCGCGCAGGTGCCGCCGAGTTCCTGGGTCACCGCCCCTCGGTCCCCCTCTTCCACCTCCCATCCTCTGTCGCTGGAGCAGCACGGCCGTGGGCGTGTAGTGCGCTGCGACTCCTCGTGCAGTGTAGATCGGGAATCAGGCAGGATTGCAGTTTCGTTGTGGTGGCTACATGCCACAGTGATTTTTTAGTCATTTTGTATTTCACTCGCTTGGGGTGCAGCTCGCGGTCGCATCCTATGCAGCTCGCGTGCGCATCCTATGCAGCGCGCTGCGCCTATCTGGAGGTTCCATGGGCCTCCTCTCCCCACTGCATCGCCCTTCCCGGCGGCCTACTGCAAACATGGCGAGTAGAGTATCAGGAGACGCATAGTGCTCTTCTGCATTTCATTGATTTTTGTGCTTTTCTAAACAGAAAAAAGTCCAAATGAAGTCCTCTGTGGTTTGCTATTGACGTTCATTCTACTTATTTTTGTAGGAAAGGTGAAGTGGTGTAGTTCGGCTGGATGGCCCGTTCCtcaattttgttgttgttgatAACTGCACTTCATTAGTTCATTGTAAAAACTGCAGTTCATTACCACGATGGTTAGTGAAAGTGTACCCCGTAGAATTTTGTGTGGTTCGGCCAGTGGAGAGTGCCGATATGTatgggtgtgtggctgtgtaaaacTATCGGTAGTTGTGTATGCTTTGTAGCTCACTTTGTTCTCTTGCGCTGTTCGCTATATAACTTTTCCGTGGTCCACTTGGCAAACACAAAACAAGAACATCTCAAAGCAGCTCACTTCTTATTAGATGTAGTTCACTCGCTCTGTCCCTACGGTCCACTTCCAGGCCCAACGCTTGATGTCAAGTGCACTTCATCTTGTTTTGGAAAATTTGGTAGTCTCGAGGTAGTATTGCGGTTCACCAATGCTCAGCGTGAAGTGCACTCCATCTTGTTTGGAAAAATTTACGTCCCATAAAAAAGAAATCATGTAGTGCACTTGTCAGTCTGATGAAGTGGAGGTTTTAGTCTAAAGAAGTGCACTCCATCTCATTTGGGAAAAATTACGTCCCGGAAAaaaaaatcatgcagtgcacttgtctgtCCAATGAAGTGCAGTTTTTACTCTAAATAAGtggttttctgtctgatgcagtacgacccgtttacggtagtctcgaggttcacttttcatagtcTTGTGGTTCACCAACACttgacatgaagtgcactccacctcgctTAGGAAGATTTACGTACCacaaaaaagtaatgcggttcacttcttgatagtgttgtggttcatttacacccgatgtgaagtgcactctaatttctcgtccttgaaaaaaatatgtttgaataaaataaatcATGCCGTTCTCTAacacgtctgatgcagtgcggtttttcgtccgatgcagtgcggttttttgtcagatgaagtacccacgtcgatttgggtgtcgcaaaaaacagagtgtccgcatttcggtaaatttaaaactgctcttaaaccgtaacgaattagagagagtgttctatatgaaaaagttgcgtctcgtcgatacCTTTCCAgcggcatatcatttgaatcatttcgacgaccggtttgtaaaaatttcacgaaaaacggccgctgccattTGTCGTCtgccacacgattttcaaaattaacttaaaactgttAGGAATTTCAAAACCATTTCTACATGTggaagttgcgccttgtccatagctttccaacgacatattacacgccttgtttcgacaaacggttaaaaaaatagagcgaaaacagtatcgaaaatttaaaaaaaataaaaaacagaatttcgtgacttagtaaatttgaaactgctcttaaaccgtaacgaattagagaaagaaaTAGATATGAAAAatatgcgcctcgatgatatctatccaacggtgtgtcatttgcttcattctgacgagcggtttagaaaaaaatgcgaaaaaaatgctcgctgccactcgttgtgggccgcaccattttcaaaactgctcttaaaccgtgaggaatctcgaaaagtgttcaacatggtgaAGTTGCGTCTAATACATAGCTTTTCAATGATATATTACATGCCTcgttccgacaaatggttaaaaaactagagcgaaaacagtaccggaaaaacactacgtgcagtttttttcgacacgaagttcactcgtgtgagtactgcagcacacctagttcaaacaatgacgtgcacttgcattaagcgtgcagtgcggaagtgttatcagaataactattctgataatattatcagaatagaccggctgtatatatatatatatatatatatatatatatatatatatatatatatatatatatatatatatatatatatatataatgacataatgtcgtacctagctaggatgcttggcccaccacctcccacttcgtgtcagcggggcggatgcacgtaatgatcgatactttggtcatacatgcatgtcgccatgacctaccataagatggaccaatcaatctatcgtttggtcaaatgacagttgttgttgtcgataaaccgcttggtccaatagattgaaccatcataaagatcgcacgagagggaccacaaaaccagcacctcttgcatgcggcccaaaatgatgtacgttgggaaggggtgatgtgtgttttcaatatggaaaaatgtgcaatttagatgtggtgcctacctctcgatacagacaacaaccatgaaggcaaggtagttaaggacgagatacacaGGGTTAGATGTAGGTCAAACCCCgtaatccgagcatgtgggagggaatcctgacaatgcatgaggtcgagctttggttgagcgacatgtgatcgtgaccggccctaacatgaactaggaggattccattcatggccaacacatacccctcattaccGGTCAAAGAGATGCTATATATACACTCGAGGAGCCCACCGAtatgcgtgtcgtcacaaaaaacgcACAAGGGAgatgtggtcgatcagaagaccccataTACACTACATGCGGtacgaaaatatgtatgggtacggtggtgtgtgatgtgtttaaatcccaaatgcacaattTCGATGgcccaccaactacattacaaaccaaacaccgtacccgactgcaagcctggttcaatacgtacgttgttagtttcccaacttcgaggcggcggcggggggggggggggggggggtcgttccacgcatgcgctcaaactttatttggtctagcatgggacacatctatatatatatctatatgtcacatccctagcttcaggcattactctaggttagcttcatgtgtgcatcatgtttaaattctgaaatttgaactgaggaaatattggaagcctcaaaaccctaaataaaaaaggggcaaaaaccctagaaatcttattcattgctccaaaaggctcttcttaaatgtttgataatttttggtaagggttctggtcccaaccaaaatattgaacatttttaaagaattatttttgggactttggatttaattcattagctatttgaatttgaattatattcatataattagaatataatttaaatacccctgaaatagtttataagcttttggaaaagtccatctagcagtataaaatattcagaggagttttggcattgtttgaattatttttaaattcaaaacagtggcaaaacagattaaataaaagaaaacagaacaaaaatagaaaacagtaaatagaaaagagagagagagagagagaagcccagcttacctggcctcaccgtgcagcccaccagaactggcccagctggccagcccatctggccggcccagcccacctcctcccccttgtcttcttcctcctctgccaggaggacgaacagaggcgtggcgcgcgcccgagaggcctcggccacctcctgcttcccccctggccacctcctgcctgggtgcctccctcctcgacgcccggagacgccacgccaccccctcggacccctctcactcttcctcgaggccccgcccctctgctctttctctctcgcccgaacccgaacacagccgtcgccgccgacgagaaccaccgcggccaccactttcccctcgcctctccgacgcgcccccgagctccgccgtgacgttcccgtccctaccacggagccacaagacgccggacgccctggagcgccgtcaccgaggccatcttcttcctctgcaccgacggccgtcgtcgcttgattcgccggccacagagcgtccccggcctcgccctcgcgctcgttggactcgcggtgagccactgaaccgttccccttttcttcccatgccgttgggccgctctagccattgcttccgccggacccgagagctcgccgccgccgtgcctcgtcaccaacgtggctggagccgttgcagctcgaagccgagcacaccaccgcactcaacacgtctccaggagcccgtagccgccactagcttcccctcccgtgcccccgaacgccaaccccgacctcgcccgagctccggccgccgcctcgctcgccgccgctgctaattccggccacccccgcaccttccgttggtcctcctagatgcgcacgggcgcgggctacctcctggtgcccttggcgcatcgattcgatgcccctagcgcaagtccggcgtgccccgccgtgtcctgtggtcgccgccggctggtctccggtgacgccgacgtggcgcacttacttagtcgctaatgaccatgctaaacacccccacagacaatgatagcgggccccgtagcgggtcaaagcccgagtcaacgcgggattagcccctgtgtcactgacgtgtggaccccacacgtcaggtttgaccctgaccggcccggttgaccctgctgacgtcactgtgacgtggtgctgacgccataatcatttctggatttaatttaattctgaaattccagaaaatgcctaaaacttctaaaattcatagaaaattaaccgtaactccaaattaaataatttatatatgaaaaattatcagaaaaattcaaggaatccatctgtaccattttcatgcatgttagaacaacttatcactactgtttaggacaaatgaagtgaatgacatttgaataatcacatatggagtttgaatttgaatcttgtattcaaaccaacttcatttaatctgttgctagatgcattagctcaaaacacattcattttgccatgtcatgatcatgcatcatattgtgcattgcattgattgtgttcctttttgtgttgccggtatttgtcccctctcgatagacgcgataccgatgatgtgatcgttgacactgatgaagactcaatgttatcttcagaagtgccaggcaagcaaaacccccttgttcattccgatacaatcctactctctcgctcctgctctcttttaatgcattaggacaacaccgattcatctgttacttgctgcggtagctgaacccctttatcctatgcatgacctgtcattgccacagtaaatagatgaaacccactagcatgagtaggagttgtttgagccctgttgtgcctactcattcat
Proteins encoded in this window:
- the LOC123043930 gene encoding formin-like protein 20, whose translation is MRLTSFFQPAPPEPRPRRASPEPYPATYHHAPPPPLQHFPVAPPPTSPGWPPPPAPLTRTTPPPPHPWWSYHHRDLSRCRIRSASSVVVLVGSGGVRLQRRRPRGIRWDPPPPPPHSLPPCGARQHCRAARPRPHRTNERISLNLRRWIQAPPVRSRPKYPRRKGEVV